The Streptomyces sp. NBC_01275 genome has a segment encoding these proteins:
- a CDS encoding aspartate ammonia-lyase has protein sequence MSDYRIEHDSMGEVRVPADAKWRAQTQRAVENFPVSGQRLERAHIEALARIKGAAAKVNAELGVLDKEIAEAIQGAAEEVADGTWDAHFPVDVFQTGSGTSSNMNANEVVATLATERLGRDVHPNDHVNASQSSNDVFPSSIHIAATAAVTRDLIPALEHLAASLTRKSEEFADVVKSGRTHLMDATPVTLGQEFGGYAAQVRYGVERLHASLPRLAELPLGGTAVGTGINTPPGFSAAVIEEVARATGLPLTEARDHFEAQGARDGIVETSGQLRTIAVGLTKIANDLRWMASGPRTGLAEISLPDLQPGSSIMPGKVNPVIPEAVLMVAAQVVGNDATVATAGAAGNFELNVMLPVIAKNVLESIRLLANVSRLLADRTVDGIVAHRDRAREYAESSPSVVTPLNKYIGYEEAAKVAKKALAERQTIRQTVLEGGYVERGDLTVEQLDEALDVLRMTHP, from the coding sequence ATGAGCGACTACCGCATCGAGCACGACTCCATGGGCGAGGTCCGCGTCCCGGCGGACGCCAAGTGGCGGGCCCAGACCCAGCGCGCCGTGGAGAACTTCCCCGTCTCGGGCCAGCGCCTGGAGCGCGCCCACATCGAGGCCCTCGCCCGGATCAAGGGGGCGGCCGCCAAGGTGAACGCCGAACTCGGGGTGCTCGACAAGGAGATCGCCGAGGCGATCCAGGGCGCGGCCGAGGAGGTCGCCGACGGGACGTGGGACGCGCACTTCCCCGTCGACGTGTTCCAGACCGGGTCCGGGACCTCCTCCAACATGAACGCCAACGAGGTCGTCGCCACCCTCGCCACCGAGCGCCTGGGCCGGGACGTGCACCCCAACGACCATGTCAACGCCTCCCAGTCCTCCAACGACGTCTTCCCCTCGTCCATCCACATCGCGGCCACCGCCGCCGTCACCCGTGACCTGATCCCCGCCCTGGAGCACCTGGCGGCCTCCCTGACCCGCAAGTCCGAGGAGTTCGCCGACGTGGTGAAGTCCGGGCGTACGCATCTCATGGACGCCACGCCGGTGACGCTCGGCCAGGAGTTCGGCGGGTACGCCGCCCAGGTGCGGTACGGCGTGGAGCGGCTGCACGCCTCCCTCCCCCGGCTCGCCGAGCTGCCGCTGGGCGGCACCGCCGTCGGCACCGGCATCAACACGCCCCCCGGCTTCTCGGCGGCCGTCATCGAGGAGGTCGCCCGGGCCACCGGGCTGCCGTTGACCGAGGCGCGCGACCACTTCGAGGCGCAGGGCGCGCGGGACGGGATCGTCGAGACCAGCGGGCAGCTGCGGACCATCGCGGTCGGACTCACGAAGATCGCCAACGATCTGCGGTGGATGGCGTCCGGGCCCAGGACCGGGCTCGCCGAGATCAGCCTGCCCGACCTCCAGCCCGGCTCATCGATCATGCCCGGCAAGGTCAACCCGGTCATCCCGGAGGCCGTGCTGATGGTCGCCGCCCAGGTCGTGGGGAACGACGCGACGGTGGCCACGGCGGGCGCGGCGGGCAACTTCGAGCTCAACGTCATGCTGCCGGTGATCGCCAAGAACGTGCTGGAGTCGATCCGGCTGCTGGCCAACGTCTCCCGGCTGCTCGCCGACCGCACCGTCGACGGGATCGTCGCGCACCGCGACCGCGCCCGGGAGTACGCCGAGTCGTCGCCGTCGGTGGTCACCCCGCTGAACAAGTACATCGGGTACGAGGAGGCCGCCAAGGTCGCCAAGAAGGCGCTGGCCGAGCGGCAGACCATCCGGCAGACGGTCCTCGAGGGCGGGTACGTGGAGCGCGGCGATCTGACGGTCGAACAACTCGACGAGGCGCTGGATGTCCTTCGGATGACACACCCGTGA
- a CDS encoding SigE family RNA polymerase sigma factor, protein METDFDGFVAARSAALFRGAFVLTGNREAAQDLVQETLERACRRWRTIAAKDAPDAYVRRIMVNLANDRWRRFRRLTTTHHTEGGEAVAPGDEYGQVDSRDQLVRALQQLPMRMRTVVVLRYFDDLSDSEIAADLGITTSTVRSQLARGIEKLRSQFPALSGPPPRRHTEGIR, encoded by the coding sequence GTGGAGACGGACTTCGACGGCTTCGTCGCCGCCCGGTCGGCCGCGCTGTTCCGGGGCGCCTTCGTGCTGACGGGAAACCGCGAGGCGGCACAGGACCTGGTCCAGGAGACCCTGGAGCGGGCGTGCCGCAGATGGCGCACCATCGCGGCGAAGGACGCTCCGGACGCCTACGTCCGGCGGATCATGGTGAACCTGGCCAACGACCGCTGGCGGAGGTTCCGCCGACTGACCACGACTCACCACACCGAAGGCGGCGAGGCCGTCGCCCCGGGGGACGAGTACGGGCAGGTCGACAGCAGGGACCAGTTGGTGCGCGCGTTGCAGCAACTGCCCATGCGGATGCGGACCGTGGTGGTGCTGCGATACTTCGACGATCTCTCGGACAGCGAGATAGCGGCCGACCTCGGCATCACGACGAGCACGGTCCGCTCCCAGCTGGCCCGGGGCATCGAGAAGCTCAGAAGTCAGTTCCCCGCACTCTCCGGCCCTCCACCGCGGCGGCACACGGAAGGAATCCGATGA